From Cellulosimicrobium sp. ES-005, one genomic window encodes:
- a CDS encoding glycosyltransferase, translating to MRILVWHVHGSWATSFVAGGHEYLVPVVPDRGPDGRGRARTWDWPPGAREVAPDELADLAADGSIDVVVLQRPEELELLRRWTGLVPGRDVPAVYVEHNAPTGHAAATRHPLADLDVVEEGLVPIVHVTAFNALMWDTGDARTLVVDHGVPDPGPLYTGERASVGAVVNEPVRRWRVAGTDVLVGLGRHVPLDVYGMGVGKLAEHLAAPPGDLPHRLHDDVPQAAMHVRLATSRAYLHPYRWTSLGLSLLEAMALGMPVLALPTTEAPVAVPPAAGLLSARPDELAATARRWLADPDDAREHGRAARAHVLQHYSHAAFLRRWDTVLTEVTS from the coding sequence ATGAGGATCCTCGTGTGGCACGTGCACGGGTCGTGGGCGACGTCCTTCGTCGCCGGCGGCCACGAGTACCTGGTCCCGGTCGTCCCCGACCGCGGGCCCGACGGCCGCGGCCGCGCGCGCACCTGGGACTGGCCGCCGGGCGCGCGCGAGGTCGCGCCGGACGAGCTCGCCGACCTCGCGGCGGACGGGTCGATCGACGTCGTGGTGCTCCAGCGCCCCGAGGAGCTCGAGCTGCTGCGGCGCTGGACCGGGCTCGTGCCCGGCCGCGACGTGCCCGCCGTCTACGTCGAGCACAACGCCCCGACCGGCCACGCGGCCGCGACCCGGCACCCGCTCGCCGACCTCGACGTCGTCGAGGAGGGCCTCGTGCCGATCGTGCACGTCACGGCGTTCAACGCGCTCATGTGGGACACGGGCGACGCGCGCACGCTCGTCGTCGACCACGGCGTCCCCGACCCCGGCCCGCTGTACACCGGGGAGCGGGCGAGCGTCGGGGCCGTCGTCAACGAGCCCGTGCGGCGCTGGCGCGTCGCCGGGACCGACGTGCTCGTCGGGCTGGGGCGGCACGTGCCGCTCGACGTCTACGGCATGGGCGTCGGCAAGCTCGCCGAGCACCTCGCCGCGCCGCCCGGGGACCTCCCCCACCGGCTGCACGACGACGTCCCCCAGGCCGCGATGCACGTGCGCCTCGCGACGTCGCGCGCCTACCTGCACCCGTACCGCTGGACGAGCCTCGGGCTCTCCCTGCTGGAGGCGATGGCGCTCGGCATGCCGGTCCTCGCGCTGCCGACCACCGAGGCGCCCGTCGCGGTGCCCCCGGCCGCGGGGCTCCTCAGCGCCCGTCCCGACGAGCTCGCCGCGACCGCGCGGCGCTGGCTCGCCGACCCCGACGACGCCCGCGAGCACGGCCGGGCGGCACGCGCCCACGTGCTCCAGCACTACTCCCACGCCGCGTTCCTGCGGCGCTGGGACACGGTCCTGACGGAGGTGACCTCATGA
- a CDS encoding glycosyltransferase family 9 protein codes for MSADVLAVRLDSDGDVLLTGPAVRAMARTVAPRGGRVDVLASPAGHAAAGLLPDVREVLVFDAPWSGYRPPPVDRARVLDLVATLAARRYASAVVFTSFHQSPLPAAMLLRLAGVEHVAAVSEDYPGSLLDVRHARPDGLHEVEAALDLVRAAGFGAPPDGDRLRVRRPLPDVSDLVPAGPYVVVHPGASVPARAPAPDHARDVVAALVASSREVVVTGGPGETDLAAHVAAGRARDLSGRTDLAGLAAVLAGARCVVVGNTGPAHLAAAVGTPVVSLFAPVVPAERWAPWGVPTVLLGDQEAACRGTRARLCPVPGHPCLGVDPADVVAAVDRLAAPYVVGTPAPRASLPRTVGVTR; via the coding sequence GTGAGCGCCGACGTCCTCGCGGTGCGCCTCGACAGCGACGGCGACGTCCTCCTCACCGGCCCGGCGGTCCGGGCCATGGCGCGCACGGTCGCGCCGCGCGGCGGGCGGGTCGACGTGCTGGCCTCCCCCGCCGGGCACGCCGCGGCGGGGCTGCTCCCGGACGTGCGCGAGGTGCTCGTGTTCGACGCCCCGTGGTCCGGCTACCGACCTCCGCCCGTCGACCGCGCGCGCGTGCTCGACCTCGTCGCGACGCTCGCCGCGCGGCGCTACGCGTCGGCCGTGGTCTTCACGTCGTTCCACCAGAGCCCGCTGCCCGCGGCGATGCTCCTGCGGCTCGCCGGGGTCGAGCACGTCGCCGCGGTGAGCGAGGACTACCCCGGCTCGCTCCTCGACGTGCGCCACGCACGTCCCGACGGCCTGCACGAGGTGGAGGCCGCGCTCGACCTCGTCCGCGCGGCGGGGTTCGGCGCGCCGCCCGACGGTGACCGGCTGCGCGTGCGTCGCCCCCTCCCGGACGTGAGCGACCTCGTCCCGGCCGGGCCGTACGTCGTCGTGCACCCCGGCGCGTCCGTGCCCGCCCGCGCCCCCGCGCCCGACCACGCGCGCGACGTCGTCGCGGCGCTCGTGGCGTCGAGCCGGGAGGTCGTGGTCACCGGCGGGCCGGGCGAGACCGACCTCGCGGCCCACGTCGCCGCCGGACGCGCACGGGACCTGTCAGGGCGCACGGACCTCGCGGGGCTCGCGGCGGTGCTCGCGGGCGCGCGGTGCGTCGTCGTCGGCAACACGGGCCCCGCGCACCTGGCGGCCGCGGTCGGCACGCCGGTCGTGTCGCTCTTCGCCCCCGTGGTCCCCGCAGAGCGCTGGGCGCCGTGGGGCGTGCCGACCGTCCTGCTCGGCGACCAGGAGGCCGCGTGCCGCGGCACCCGCGCCCGGCTGTGCCCGGTGCCCGGGCACCCGTGCCTGGGCGTCGACCCCGCCGACGTCGTGGCGGCGGTCGACCGCCTCGCCGCACCGTACGTCGTCGGGACTCCTGCGCCCCGCGCGTCCCTGCCCCGGACCGTGGGGGTGACCCGATGA
- a CDS encoding HAD-IIIA family hydrolase, with product MSTPVARPAGAVPYAVVVPSIGRPSLDRLLETLVAQADGPDSPGPAEVVVADDRRLPPPGATALVPDPLDLGGAGRALGARVVRTGGRGPAAARNAGWRSTTAPWVVLLDDDVELPAGWARHLAHDLAAATPRTGGVQGRLHVPLPAHRRPTDWERGTAGLERAAWATADMAYRRAALEQVGGFDERFPRAYREDADLALRVREAGWELARGTRTTTHPVRPADDAVSLRVQAGTRDDATFRALHGPRWRERAETGRGRLAWHVATVAAAAVGVGGLLARRPRVAALGALAWAGLTARFLGRRLAPGPRPGDDAFGPELRRMAWTSAAIPFAAVRHRVVGTLAARRGLEPWPPRLAAVLLDRDGTLVHDVPYTGDPAAVRPVDGARAVLDDLRDRGVRLGVVSNQSGVGRGLLTRAQVDAVNARVEELLGPFDTWQVCPHAPDDGCACRKPGPGLVLAAAADLGVEPWRCAVVGDIGADVGAALAAGATPVLVPTPLTRPEEVAAAPVVAADLAGAVRALDGRLPGAATPTDADPTDADPDAADTPDASRTRERAA from the coding sequence ATGAGCACGCCCGTCGCGCGCCCCGCCGGCGCGGTGCCGTACGCCGTCGTCGTGCCCTCGATCGGCCGCCCGTCGCTCGACCGGCTCCTGGAGACCCTCGTCGCCCAGGCCGACGGCCCGGACTCCCCGGGGCCGGCCGAGGTCGTCGTCGCGGACGACCGCCGGTTGCCGCCGCCCGGCGCGACCGCCCTGGTGCCCGACCCGCTCGACCTCGGGGGCGCCGGCCGTGCGCTCGGCGCGCGCGTCGTGCGCACCGGGGGCCGGGGCCCGGCCGCCGCGCGCAACGCCGGGTGGCGCTCGACGACCGCGCCGTGGGTCGTGCTCCTCGACGACGACGTCGAGCTCCCCGCCGGGTGGGCGCGCCACCTCGCGCACGACCTCGCGGCGGCGACGCCCCGCACCGGCGGCGTGCAGGGCCGCCTGCACGTGCCGCTGCCCGCGCACCGCCGTCCGACCGACTGGGAGCGCGGGACCGCCGGGCTGGAGCGCGCGGCGTGGGCGACCGCCGACATGGCGTACCGGCGCGCGGCCCTCGAGCAGGTCGGCGGGTTCGACGAGCGCTTCCCCCGCGCCTACCGCGAGGACGCCGACCTCGCGCTGCGCGTCCGCGAGGCGGGCTGGGAGCTCGCGCGCGGCACGCGCACGACGACCCACCCCGTGCGCCCCGCGGACGACGCGGTGAGCCTGCGCGTGCAGGCCGGGACGCGCGACGACGCGACGTTCCGCGCCCTGCACGGACCCCGCTGGCGCGAGCGTGCCGAGACGGGCCGCGGCCGCCTCGCGTGGCACGTCGCGACCGTCGCCGCCGCCGCCGTCGGCGTCGGCGGGCTCCTGGCACGCCGCCCGCGCGTCGCCGCGCTCGGCGCCCTCGCCTGGGCCGGTCTCACCGCCCGGTTCCTGGGCCGCCGCCTCGCGCCGGGGCCGCGTCCGGGCGACGACGCGTTCGGGCCCGAGCTGCGGCGCATGGCGTGGACGAGCGCCGCCATCCCGTTCGCCGCGGTGCGGCACCGCGTCGTGGGCACGCTCGCCGCCCGACGCGGGCTCGAGCCCTGGCCGCCGCGGCTCGCGGCCGTGCTGCTCGACCGCGACGGCACGCTCGTGCACGACGTCCCGTACACCGGCGACCCCGCGGCGGTGCGTCCCGTGGACGGCGCCCGCGCGGTGCTCGACGACCTGCGGGACCGCGGGGTCCGGCTCGGCGTGGTGTCCAACCAGTCGGGCGTCGGGCGCGGGCTCCTCACGCGCGCGCAGGTCGACGCCGTGAACGCGCGGGTCGAGGAGCTGCTCGGCCCGTTCGACACGTGGCAGGTGTGCCCGCACGCGCCCGACGACGGGTGCGCGTGCCGCAAGCCCGGCCCGGGCCTGGTGCTCGCCGCGGCGGCCGACCTCGGCGTCGAGCCGTGGCGGTGCGCGGTCGTCGGCGACATCGGCGCCGACGTGGGCGCGGCGCTCGCCGCGGGCGCGACGCCGGTCCTCGTGCCGACGCCTCTGACCCGCCCCGAGGAGGTCGCCGCCGCGCCGGTCGTCGCGGCCGACCTCGCCGGGGCCGTCCGCGCGCTCGACGGCCGCCTGCCCGGCGCCGCCACCCCCACCGACGCCGACCCCACCGACGCCGACCCGGACGCGGCCGACACGCCGGACGCGTCCCGGACCAGGGAGCGTGCCGCGTGA
- a CDS encoding carbamoyltransferase C-terminal domain-containing protein produces the protein MRVLGVNALFHDPSAALVVDGRVVAAAEEERFSRRKHGKRPLPFAAWELPEKAMAWCLEEGGLRPQDLDAVAYSFDPALAKPAEEMGLPDPWDWLRVQYAERAPQFLATALPGLSPSTVRFVPHEVAHAASAALASPYPVASVLSLDGRGERSSHLAGRYDHGRLEVLASQELPHSLGLVYESLTEHLGFLRSSDEYKVMALASYGEPRFLDDLREVLYATGDGGFVAEVPDWERWAPPRTDDGTWGTDHGGLAEHADLAASVQARLEEVLVDLATWLHGQTGDRVLTMAGGTALNCVANSRVWRESPFEEVWVQPAAGDSGTALGAALQLAAEAGDTVEPMGSAALGRAWGDDALARWLRTAHVPFTTPDDLPAEVGRILADDGIVAWFDGRAELGPRALGQRSLLAHPGPVANLERLNDVKGREQFRPVAPMVLLEDAPEIFSGGPVPSPYMLFVHDVAPAWRERIAAVVHVDGTARIQTVDDSTPRLQATIRAFKDLTGLPVVVNTSLNTAGRPMVDDPRDALELFGSAPVDALVLGPHLVRRPGVFAAPTEVEA, from the coding sequence ATGCGCGTCCTCGGTGTCAACGCCCTGTTCCACGACCCGTCCGCCGCCCTCGTCGTCGACGGGCGCGTCGTCGCCGCCGCGGAGGAGGAGCGCTTCTCGCGGCGCAAGCACGGCAAGCGACCGCTGCCGTTCGCGGCCTGGGAGCTGCCCGAGAAGGCGATGGCGTGGTGCCTCGAGGAGGGCGGGCTGCGCCCCCAGGACCTCGACGCCGTCGCGTACTCGTTCGACCCGGCGCTGGCCAAGCCCGCCGAGGAGATGGGCCTGCCGGACCCGTGGGACTGGCTGCGCGTGCAGTACGCGGAGCGCGCGCCGCAGTTCCTCGCCACCGCGCTGCCGGGCCTGTCGCCCTCGACGGTGCGGTTCGTGCCGCACGAGGTCGCGCACGCCGCGTCGGCCGCGCTCGCCTCCCCCTACCCGGTCGCGAGCGTGCTGTCGCTCGACGGCCGCGGCGAGCGCTCGTCCCACCTCGCGGGCCGCTACGACCACGGCCGCCTGGAGGTGCTGGCGAGCCAGGAGCTGCCGCACTCCCTCGGGCTGGTCTACGAGTCGCTCACCGAGCACCTGGGCTTCCTGCGGTCGAGCGACGAGTACAAGGTCATGGCGCTCGCCTCCTACGGCGAGCCGCGCTTCCTCGACGACCTGCGCGAGGTCCTCTACGCGACCGGCGACGGCGGGTTCGTCGCCGAGGTGCCCGACTGGGAGCGGTGGGCGCCCCCGCGCACCGACGACGGCACGTGGGGCACCGACCACGGCGGGCTGGCGGAGCACGCCGACCTGGCGGCCTCCGTGCAGGCCCGGCTCGAGGAGGTCCTCGTCGACCTCGCCACGTGGCTGCACGGGCAGACCGGGGACCGCGTGCTGACCATGGCCGGCGGGACGGCGCTGAACTGCGTCGCGAACTCGCGCGTCTGGCGCGAGTCTCCGTTCGAGGAGGTCTGGGTCCAGCCCGCGGCGGGCGACTCCGGCACGGCGCTCGGCGCCGCGCTCCAGCTCGCCGCGGAGGCGGGCGACACCGTGGAGCCCATGGGCTCGGCCGCGCTCGGCCGGGCGTGGGGCGACGACGCGCTCGCCCGGTGGCTCCGCACGGCGCACGTGCCGTTCACGACGCCCGACGACCTGCCCGCCGAGGTCGGACGGATCCTCGCCGACGACGGGATCGTCGCGTGGTTCGACGGCCGCGCCGAGCTCGGGCCGCGCGCGCTCGGGCAGCGCTCGCTGCTCGCGCACCCCGGACCGGTGGCGAACCTGGAACGGCTCAACGACGTGAAGGGCCGCGAGCAGTTCCGCCCGGTCGCCCCGATGGTGCTGCTGGAGGACGCCCCGGAGATCTTCTCCGGCGGCCCGGTCCCCAGCCCCTACATGCTCTTCGTGCACGACGTCGCGCCCGCGTGGCGCGAGCGCATCGCGGCCGTCGTGCACGTGGACGGCACCGCGCGCATCCAGACCGTCGACGACTCCACGCCCCGCCTCCAGGCGACGATCCGCGCGTTCAAGGACCTCACCGGGCTGCCGGTCGTCGTCAACACGAGCCTCAACACCGCGGGCCGGCCCATGGTCGACGATCCCCGCGACGCGCTCGAGCTCTTCGGCTCGGCGCCCGTGGACGCGCTCGTGCTGGGCCCGCACCTCGTGCGACGGCCGGGCGTGTTCGCCGCGCCGACGGAGGTGGAGGCATGA
- a CDS encoding aldehyde dehydrogenase family protein has translation MTTSTAPTTSRDDLAARAPEDRRIERTDPATGRPAAPVRCATADEVDAAVRAAAAAWPAWRATAPADRAAALRAAARSVRDAADELGALLRATTGRLEAEARGSAEVAADLLDEAAVAGLGRAGRVLAGDPAALDVVRREPRGVVAVVTPWNDPYPAAAGLLAAALVTGNVVVHKPSERSDAPGVRLAELVAAALPADVLRVVSGDGATGEALVGHDGVALVAHVGSTAAGRRIAAVAGARGAKALLENGGKDPLVVDAGVDPVVAARQIATGAFTNGGQLCTAVERAYVVEEVADAVVAELARLAHEVVVGDPGDDATTMGPLVDEDQLAVVDAHVQGALAAGARAVTGARRLDRPGSYYAPTVLDRCPDDVDLLTVETFGPVAPVVRVADFDEALRRASASAYGLAATVLTPSLAHALRAADVLDVGTVKVNAVFGGAPGGSADPRRGSGGGAGYGPDLLDEMTVRKAVHLEALGEP, from the coding sequence ATGACCACGTCCACCGCCCCCACTACCTCGCGCGACGACCTCGCCGCACGCGCCCCGGAGGACCGCCGTATCGAGCGGACCGACCCCGCGACCGGGCGACCCGCCGCCCCTGTCCGGTGCGCGACGGCCGACGAGGTCGACGCCGCCGTGCGCGCCGCCGCGGCCGCGTGGCCCGCGTGGCGCGCGACGGCCCCGGCCGACCGTGCCGCCGCCCTGCGCGCCGCGGCGCGGTCCGTGCGCGACGCCGCCGACGAGCTGGGCGCGCTGCTGCGGGCGACGACGGGGCGGCTCGAGGCCGAGGCGCGCGGCTCGGCCGAGGTGGCGGCGGACCTGCTCGACGAGGCCGCGGTCGCGGGTCTCGGGCGGGCGGGTCGCGTGCTCGCGGGCGACCCCGCGGCGCTCGACGTCGTGCGCCGCGAGCCGCGCGGCGTCGTCGCGGTGGTCACGCCCTGGAACGACCCGTACCCGGCCGCCGCCGGGCTCCTCGCCGCGGCGCTCGTCACGGGCAACGTGGTCGTGCACAAGCCGTCCGAGCGCAGCGACGCCCCCGGGGTCCGCCTGGCCGAGCTCGTGGCCGCGGCCCTGCCCGCGGACGTGCTGCGCGTCGTCAGCGGGGACGGGGCGACCGGGGAGGCGCTCGTCGGGCACGACGGCGTCGCGCTCGTCGCGCACGTCGGCTCGACGGCCGCGGGGCGCCGGATCGCGGCGGTCGCCGGGGCGCGCGGGGCGAAGGCGCTGCTCGAGAACGGCGGCAAGGACCCGCTCGTCGTCGACGCGGGCGTGGACCCCGTCGTCGCCGCGCGCCAGATCGCGACGGGCGCGTTCACCAACGGCGGGCAGCTCTGCACCGCGGTCGAGCGCGCCTACGTCGTCGAGGAGGTCGCGGACGCCGTCGTCGCCGAGCTCGCGCGCCTCGCGCACGAGGTCGTGGTGGGCGACCCGGGCGACGACGCGACGACGATGGGCCCGCTCGTGGACGAGGACCAGCTCGCCGTCGTCGACGCGCACGTCCAGGGAGCGCTCGCGGCCGGCGCCCGCGCCGTGACCGGTGCGCGCCGGCTCGACCGTCCCGGGTCGTACTACGCGCCGACCGTGCTCGACCGGTGTCCGGACGACGTCGACCTGCTCACCGTCGAGACGTTCGGGCCCGTCGCGCCGGTCGTGCGCGTGGCGGACTTCGACGAGGCGCTGCGCCGGGCGTCGGCGTCGGCCTACGGGCTCGCGGCGACGGTGCTCACGCCGTCGCTCGCGCACGCGCTGCGCGCGGCCGACGTGCTCGACGTCGGCACGGTCAAGGTCAACGCGGTGTTCGGCGGCGCGCCGGGCGGGTCGGCCGACCCGCGCCGCGGCAGCGGCGGGGGAGCGGGATACGGGCCGGACCTGCTCGACGAGATGACCGTCCGCAAGGCCGTCCACCTCGAAGCGCTGGGGGAGCCGTGA
- a CDS encoding MBL fold metallo-hydrolase: MSRANATLTFGGTATALLRFGRFTVLTDPNFLHRGQWAYLGKGLASRRRTEPAIGPTGLPPLDAIVLSHLHGDHFDRVARRGLTRQVPLLTTPSAARRLARHHFATVGMPTGTIETFRSGKETLDVESVPAIHARGVLRSLLPEVMGTVYTHRVDGDRQTQVYVTGDTLTGDHVDVVAHAFPHLDSVVAHLGGTRILGRTVTMDDVQGADLVRRVGVPLVVPVHYDDYGVFRSPLRDFLARSPELPGVELRPVVRGATVSLRVD; encoded by the coding sequence GTGAGCCGCGCGAACGCGACGCTCACGTTCGGCGGGACGGCGACCGCGCTCCTGCGGTTCGGACGCTTCACCGTGCTCACCGACCCCAACTTCCTGCACCGCGGCCAGTGGGCCTACCTCGGCAAGGGTCTCGCGTCGCGGCGGCGCACCGAGCCCGCGATCGGCCCGACGGGCCTCCCGCCGCTCGACGCGATCGTCCTGTCCCACCTGCACGGCGACCACTTCGACCGCGTCGCGCGGCGCGGCCTGACGAGGCAGGTGCCGCTCCTCACCACGCCGTCCGCGGCGCGGCGCCTGGCGCGGCACCACTTCGCGACGGTCGGCATGCCGACCGGCACGATCGAGACGTTCCGCTCGGGCAAGGAGACGCTCGACGTGGAGTCGGTCCCGGCGATCCACGCGCGCGGCGTCCTGCGCTCGCTCCTGCCGGAGGTCATGGGCACCGTCTACACCCACCGCGTGGACGGCGACCGACAGACCCAGGTCTACGTCACGGGCGACACGCTCACCGGCGACCACGTCGACGTCGTCGCGCACGCCTTCCCGCACCTCGACTCGGTCGTCGCGCACCTCGGCGGGACGCGGATCCTCGGCCGGACGGTGACGATGGACGACGTCCAGGGCGCCGACCTGGTGCGGCGGGTCGGGGTGCCGCTCGTGGTGCCGGTCCACTACGACGACTACGGGGTCTTCCGCAGCCCGCTGCGCGACTTCCTCGCGCGATCGCCGGAGCTCCCGGGGGTCGAGCTGCGCCCCGTCGTCCGCGGTGCGACCGTCAGCCTCCGCGTCGACTGA
- a CDS encoding DUF3618 domain-containing protein produces MSTSDPEEIRADIERTRTELSRDVDALGEKVKPGNVARRQVDRVRSGVTSVKDRVMGTAHDTTDSARDASHGVAERGREAASSVADSARSTASSVAETVGSAPRAVREQTQGNPLAVGLVAFGVGLVVASLLPSSRAEQRAAVGVKEKAAPLVEDVKSTAQEVVQDLKEPAKEGAEAVRDAAKDAAQSVGQHGKEAAADVRDQVREG; encoded by the coding sequence ATGAGCACCAGCGATCCGGAGGAGATCCGGGCCGACATCGAGCGCACGCGGACCGAGCTGAGCCGGGACGTCGACGCCCTCGGGGAGAAGGTCAAGCCCGGCAACGTGGCGCGACGCCAGGTGGACCGGGTGCGGTCCGGCGTGACGAGCGTCAAGGACCGGGTCATGGGCACGGCGCACGACACGACGGACTCCGCCCGCGACGCGTCGCACGGCGTCGCCGAGCGTGGCCGCGAGGCGGCGTCGTCGGTCGCCGACTCGGCGCGCAGCACCGCGTCCTCGGTCGCCGAGACCGTGGGCTCCGCGCCGCGCGCGGTGCGCGAGCAGACGCAGGGCAACCCGCTCGCCGTCGGGCTCGTCGCGTTCGGTGTCGGCCTCGTCGTCGCCTCGCTCCTCCCGTCCAGCCGCGCCGAGCAGCGCGCCGCCGTCGGCGTCAAGGAGAAGGCGGCCCCGCTCGTCGAGGACGTGAAGTCCACCGCGCAGGAGGTCGTGCAGGACCTCAAGGAGCCCGCGAAGGAGGGCGCCGAGGCCGTCCGCGACGCCGCGAAGGACGCCGCGCAGTCCGTCGGCCAGCACGGCAAGGAGGCCGCGGCCGACGTCCGCGACCAGGTCCGGGAGGGCTGA
- a CDS encoding phage holin family protein, with protein MSSVPDPFAAAHTARHTAGSGPDPGAPPAPATAAGAAGPTGTGEQQSLGELVAEVSRDLSTLMRQEVELAKAEAKQSAQRAGKGAGMLAGAGVAGHMVLLFLSVALWWALGAVMGRGWSAVVVAVLWAIVAAVLAARGRTELRTVEGMPETTDTLKKIPNAVRGHEEKNS; from the coding sequence ATGTCGTCCGTCCCTGACCCGTTCGCCGCGGCGCACACCGCCCGGCACACGGCGGGCAGCGGGCCCGACCCGGGCGCCCCGCCCGCCCCGGCGACCGCCGCGGGCGCGGCCGGCCCGACGGGGACCGGCGAGCAGCAGAGCCTCGGCGAGCTCGTCGCCGAGGTGAGCCGTGACCTGTCGACCCTCATGCGCCAGGAGGTCGAGCTCGCCAAGGCCGAGGCCAAGCAGTCCGCGCAGCGCGCCGGGAAGGGCGCCGGCATGCTCGCCGGTGCCGGGGTGGCGGGCCACATGGTCCTGCTGTTCCTCTCCGTGGCGCTGTGGTGGGCGCTCGGCGCCGTCATGGGCCGCGGCTGGTCGGCCGTCGTCGTCGCGGTGCTGTGGGCGATCGTCGCCGCGGTCCTCGCGGCGCGCGGACGCACGGAGCTGCGCACGGTCGAGGGCATGCCCGAGACCACGGACACCCTCAAGAAGATCCCGAACGCCGTCCGAGGACACGAGGAGAAGAACTCATGA
- a CDS encoding acyl carrier protein, producing the protein MATGETGFDDVTFDLISVQYHSLKAGHDYGQYVRDARNAGKEEIAAFFEKVMAEDSERAQQCHRFLAELTRHGTSATSPQGSQQG; encoded by the coding sequence ATGGCCACAGGAGAGACCGGGTTCGACGACGTCACGTTCGACCTCATCTCGGTCCAGTACCACTCGCTCAAGGCCGGGCACGACTACGGCCAGTACGTGCGGGACGCCCGCAACGCGGGCAAGGAGGAGATCGCCGCCTTCTTCGAGAAGGTCATGGCGGAGGACTCCGAGCGTGCCCAGCAGTGCCACCGCTTCCTCGCCGAGCTCACGCGGCACGGGACGTCCGCCACGTCACCGCAGGGGTCCCAGCAGGGCTGA
- a CDS encoding iron-containing redox enzyme family protein, with protein sequence MTSTAVPAQTAPAAPASATARAATEPVPDALAAPGTGRLPLPRPRGPLTAALVRALVDGPPGDDAAERLRPVRDAIPVALDAAAGRVLRDDDVQLALTVLYELHYRGVDGVDDAWEWAPALLAVRARLEVPFEAAVRERAGRPACTETDAAGVARRLFELAADDGPSLSRYVAKRADAEQVRELLALKSLYQLKEADPHTWAVPRLAGTPKAALVEIQADEYGGGRPGRMHAELFARAMRGVGLDDTYGRYVDAVPAVVLAAVNTMSLFGLHRRLRGAVVGHLAAFEMTSSVPSRLYGNGFRRLGHDADTTWYFDEHVEADAVHEQIAARDLAGGLAEQEPALRDDVLLGAAACLAVEGDVAAHVLERWQAGESALRAPLDPPLPDQASSPSSSRSSSRSSSRAAEGGDAPGA encoded by the coding sequence ATGACCTCCACCGCCGTCCCCGCCCAGACCGCGCCCGCCGCACCGGCGTCCGCGACCGCACGTGCGGCGACCGAGCCCGTGCCCGACGCCCTCGCGGCGCCGGGCACGGGTCGGCTGCCGCTGCCGCGACCGCGCGGTCCGCTGACCGCGGCGCTCGTGAGGGCTCTCGTCGACGGCCCGCCCGGGGACGACGCGGCCGAGCGGCTGCGTCCCGTCCGGGACGCCATCCCGGTCGCCCTGGACGCCGCCGCCGGGCGGGTCCTGCGCGACGACGACGTGCAGCTCGCCCTGACGGTCCTCTACGAGCTGCACTACCGCGGGGTGGACGGCGTCGACGACGCGTGGGAGTGGGCTCCGGCGCTGCTGGCCGTCCGCGCGCGCCTGGAGGTCCCCTTCGAGGCCGCCGTGCGCGAGCGCGCGGGCCGGCCGGCGTGCACGGAGACGGACGCCGCGGGGGTGGCCCGCCGGCTCTTCGAGCTCGCCGCCGACGACGGCCCGAGCCTGTCGCGCTACGTCGCCAAGCGCGCGGACGCGGAGCAGGTGCGCGAGCTGCTGGCGCTCAAGTCGCTGTACCAGCTCAAGGAGGCCGACCCGCACACGTGGGCGGTGCCGCGGCTCGCCGGGACGCCCAAGGCCGCGCTCGTGGAGATCCAGGCCGACGAGTACGGCGGCGGTCGACCCGGCCGGATGCACGCGGAGCTCTTCGCGCGGGCGATGCGCGGCGTCGGGCTCGACGACACCTACGGGCGCTACGTCGACGCCGTGCCCGCGGTGGTCCTCGCGGCGGTCAACACGATGTCCCTGTTCGGCCTGCACCGCCGGCTGCGGGGCGCGGTCGTCGGGCACCTCGCGGCGTTCGAGATGACGTCGTCGGTGCCCAGCCGCCTCTACGGCAACGGGTTCCGGCGCCTGGGCCACGACGCTGACACGACCTGGTACTTCGACGAGCACGTGGAGGCGGACGCGGTCCACGAGCAGATCGCCGCGCGCGACCTGGCCGGCGGCCTCGCCGAGCAGGAGCCCGCGCTGCGCGACGACGTCCTGCTCGGCGCGGCCGCGTGCCTCGCCGTCGAGGGCGACGTCGCCGCGCACGTGCTCGAGCGCTGGCAGGCGGGCGAGTCCGCGCTGCGCGCGCCGCTCGACCCGCCCCTGCCGGACCAGGCGTCGAGCCCGTCGTCGAGCCGGTCGTCGAGCCGGTCGTCGAGCAGGGCCGCCGAGGGCGGTGACGCGCCCGGTGCGTGA